aagcaatctggCTCCATCTCCTTGCTGGTGTTTTCTGTATTCTGTAGCACCCCATTGACAATGGCATTTTGCAACTTCTTATCTTCTCGTTTACCCCCACCACTGCCTCCACCCCCAGTGCCTCCAGGACCTCCTATAGACTCCGAGGGATCCCTGTCCAGGGCTAGGAAGACAGTAGAGTATCGACGTTCCCGCTGCTTGGCAGACTGGTGCACAGAGTAGGTGATGAAGCACAAGCTGGGGGTGCACACCATTATGATCTGGAAGACCCAGTATCGGATATGGGAGATGGGGAAGGCGCGGTCATAGCAGGCCTGGTTACAGCCGGGCTGCAGGGTGTTGCACACAAACATGGTCTGCTCATCATCGTACACCGTCTCCCCCACAATGGCCACAATGAGGATCCGGAAGATCACCACCACAGTCAACAGGATCCTgagcagaggaagaggcagggagagagaggttcTCATAGGCTAAGTCACTCACAGgagccctctctcctttcctttggtGGGGAGCTGTCCACCCCTACATGGTACTGAACTGGGAAGCAATTTCGCTACTCCTTTTTCTGCCTTGCTGTTTTTAAGCTGGGAACACTTcatcctataaaaaaaaaaaaatcccaagtgcACATCTCCATACGCTGGTCAATCCAGATCCAATTGTCTGAAATATATAGATTGCATCTCTATCCAGAATGTATAGAGAGTCTAAACACGCTTTTACTATGGCAAATGCATGCAGAATCCTGCACTGGCTGTGCTTGGCTCAAGGTTTACCCCCAGGGCATGTGTAGGGCTACACTAGTAATCCTAGTCTCAACATAATTATAGAAATGAATTCTTCATACGATGTCTATGAATACAAATTCCTATACATATGGGCACATAGCTGCAGATATTGACATAGATATAGACCCACAAAAAAATGACAACTGTTTGTGTGGATCCCTGACACCACCAATTTGACCAGGTAAATCAGTTTGGCTTAAACAATATTTGCTGAGAAATGAGGCGTCTGCTATGATGAGCAAGTCCATCTCCCCACTTGCCCTTCTCTGTCCAAATACATTCTGCCTTCCTTGTAGATTCTATTTAAAGAACCGGATGGAGATTGGTGCTGACTCTGGAGAGTGGGGGACCAGGACTGAGCCAGCAACTCATTTTCTGATGAAGAGGGCAGAGCGGAAACCTCCCCCCTACACCCGTGGTGCTTCAGAGGTGTGGGAGAGCTGGAGGAGGGGGCGTCACTGGGCACTGGGTAATCCCTCAACACTGGCAACACAGGCGcatggggaggaggcagaggatgggctgggggggggggaatctgagGGGTCTCTAGGGATGGGAGAAGGTAATCCCGGGAGGGGGGGCTGCCCGACGGCCCGCTGAAGGCTGGCTTGGCGCCCTTACCTCCCGATCATAGTGGAGTGCTGCTGCACCGCGGCTTCCAGCAGCCTCTCCAAGATGGTCCATTCCCCCATCGCTGTGCATCCGGAGGCAGCAGACAAAGACTGGGCAGTAATGGGCACGTTCCTGCTCCTGGCCCCTCCCCGGGGCCGCACCTCCCAACTGGGAGCCAATTGCCCCCCAATTAAAGCAGCAAGCAAAATGTTCAAAAATCCGCCAgagccccctcccccttttattGTACTTAAAAGAAGGGAGTGGAGGCAGAAATCCACGCGTGTGGACCGACCGATAGGGTCGCTGGCGCGGTGCAAGAGAGAGCAGGCACGAACCTCGGGCCGTCCGGGGGAGGGGGGGTCAGCTGTGGATCCCGCCGCAGTTGCCCGGGCGAGGGGCGGGGCGCGGCTGGCGGCGTGCAGGTCCGCGCGCTCCTGCCgcgggagggagggatggagagtgggagagaaggagCGCGGGCTCTGCGCGCCGCTCTCGGCCGGCTGGGGTCTTTGGGGGTGTCTTGGCGGTGACCCTCCGCACCAGTCGCTTCCCGGGTAGCCCGGGCTCGGGCGCTGCAGCGGGTGCGGCGGGCCGGGGCGCAGCGCAGCGCAGTGCGCAGAGGCAGCGGGCTGCGGGGCTGGGGAATCCGCGGCCGCCGCCTCTAATCCGCGCTTAAGTAGTCTCCGCCTGCGTCACGCCGGGTCTGCGGAGGGGAGCCAGCGCGGCAGGCGGCAGGCGCTGCGCGGGGAGCCCCAGGGGCCGCGGGCGCGCGGGGcggggtggaggggtgggggacCCGGGCCGGAGTCCTGGGCCGCGCTGGAAAGGAAGGACTGCAGCGTCCCTTGGGGCTTGTGGGGCGCCCAGGTAACCTCACCTGGCCGCCAGTGTCCCGCAGGAGGAGCAGTCTGCCCGGGTGAGTGGGGAGGATGTGAGGAGGGAGCTAGTCTGTACTCTCCGCGGCGTCCCTCACCTTCCCGCTCCTCATCTAGACGGAGAGgctggctgggggagggaggctttACATCTTCCTCCTGGAGAGGACAGCTAGAAGCTTGTGCCACCGCGGAGGGTCTGAGCCTCCCTAGGGTGGGTGGATGCGATGCTGGGGTATAAGGAAGGTCTAAAGAGAATCGGTGTGCGCGGAAGGCTGAATCAGCTACCTCTGAGCATTAGGGTCTGGGTACGAAGTGTACTGTCAAACTGGTGCCAGCGGGGAGCCAGTGCAGAGGCCCTGCTCAGAGGTGTCGCTTTCTTGAGCACAGCCCTCAGATGCTCCACTTTTATTTGGACTTTACTACTGAGAGAAGGAGGGGTGCCCCCCCCCAGGTCCAGAGAGGTCCAATCGCAATTTAAGTAGATCCAGCGAGTCTCACCCATCCCCACTTTCTTACCCAGCTTTTGCTCCCCCTCCCACATAAAGAACAGATTCTGAATTCAATGTTCAAATTCACATTTTGTCAGTTCCTTCTAGAGCAACTTAATTGGTCGCTGGAAAATCGAAACAACTGCAGGAAAATGCTAATTAGTTCAGGGTCAGTTTCAGGGCACACTCAATTTGGGAATGTTTCGTAGAAATGCACCAAAAGCACAATGGGTAAGGGGTCGTcatccttttaaaaagaaaactgtgaaGGGTTACGAACTGGTCTTGGGTGTATCATGCAGCCTTAGTTACTTAGAGGGATCATAGCACCTATTACATAAGCCACATCTGATGTGCTTTCAGATGGGCCCTGGTGACTTTGGGACTGAGAAAGGGGTGAAGGGTGTGGACTGGAAACCAGGGAGCACAGTCCCTTCCTGCATGAATGCTAACAGACACCACCAAAGCTTCAGCACCACGGGAATGGGTCACTGAACCCAGGACACTCCTAGGGtggacacatttatttattttagaagtagggtctctctctctctctagcccaggctgacctggggaattcaccaagtagtctcagggtggcctcctacctctgcttcctaaatgctgtggtgaaaggtgtgtgtcatcacacctggcgTTGAAGGGGACATTTTTAGCCCTAAGGAGCAGCTTTTCTGtcgaggaaggggaaaaaaggagagtccgataaaaatgaagaaaggtgTAGGGTGTGAAGGAGGCATTAGAGTGAGAGCTGGGCTGATTCTGCCCTGTCTGCAAAGAAGTATGAGTACAGGTAAATGAAACTCTTATTCTCAGTTGGTTAACAGATGGAATAGGGATCCCATATCTCAAATCTGGCCTGTTTTTGCAGCCTCTCATCTTGTTGCTGTGGGTCATTATATGTCCTCCTTCTCTGATGGACACTTTTGGAGTAAAGAGTATTTAGACGAAATGAATGAAAAAGTGTCAAAATGATCTGTTTAATGTCTTTAAGTGCCCAAAATAAGCTGCACAACTCAAAATCATATTCTGTCCTTAGGCCTTTCCAAATCCTTACAGGAACCCTAAAGACAATTTGCAGGAAATATACTTTAAATGTTCTTATGCTGCAACTTTCAAGCACTAGGCTGTGACTGAATTATCAGTCAGTTTAATATTTTGAGATCCATTTAATATGGCATTATGGATTCAGTATATGAACACATGTTTACAACATTGGCACATAAACtcacaaaatatatataaagagttttaaaaatattttttaacaaaaaatatatagatagatagatttttaaTATATCTGTTGGACTAAATAGTTTGTGTTGAAGGTTACAAAAACATTGTCACCATCATactttgaaaactattttatttaaaatttagttaTCAATTATACtgcaataaacatttaaaaacctaAAACCTAATTCCTGTGTTATAATCTAAGCTTATAGACTGTTGTGgaacaaaaaattgaaatatttagcAATTTTAAACTTGATTATATTAAAATTCAaagccctttttattttaaaaggctaaAAGTCTATCAAGAAAAAtgtgcaagccaggtgtggtggtgcccgcttttaatcccagcacttgggaggtagaggtggaagagtcgtggtgagtttgaggccaacctgagactacagagtgaactctaggtcagcctgggctcgagtgtgaccctacctcaaaaaaaacaaaaagaataaaataataataataaataaaaaagaaaaatgtgcaaGAGGTATAGAAGTAACATCTAAAAAACAAATTCAAATTTTCCTGAAAAAGCTATAGAAataacatgcaaaaagaaaattcagatctTGCTCCAAAACTGAGACTACCAAAAGTAGAAAATAACCAActattaactattttatttttttaatcatctgtAAGATGTTTTATGCATGCTGTTTCTTTTCCTCATTTGAGCCCactctatttttaattaataatttctCCTAATTAAGCAGCATTAAATCTGAGACGTCCCGTGTATGGCTGGGCATCTCTGAGTTTCCTCGGGGCATTATTTCATCTTATTAGATTCTGACTGTTTCCATTCCCTCTGATTGAAGATGCCCACTTAAGTCAATTGGTAAGTTCTTTCCACTAGCTATTAAAGTTCATTTCACAAATGAAAGCACCCCTTTCAGATGAAAAACAATAGAACTCATAGAATTAAGTTTAGTGTATATTGGACCATCTGCATAtgtttatgaaaaaataaacagtccCCATGTCAAGTGTACCAGATGAAAACCTATGGAAGTGAAGTAATTTCTGAGTTATTAACAAGCTCTTGCTCTGATAGCATTTCCTAGAAATCCATAATTCTCATCCCATTTCTTCATAGATATTAAACCAAGCCCAGAGTTGAGATGGCTTGGTAGGCAAAACCTAACTGGACCT
Above is a window of Jaculus jaculus isolate mJacJac1 chromosome 8, mJacJac1.mat.Y.cur, whole genome shotgun sequence DNA encoding:
- the Gjd2 gene encoding gap junction delta-2 protein, with the protein product MGEWTILERLLEAAVQQHSTMIGRILLTVVVIFRILIVAIVGETVYDDEQTMFVCNTLQPGCNQACYDRAFPISHIRYWVFQIIMVCTPSLCFITYSVHQSAKQRERRYSTVFLALDRDPSESIGGPGGTGGGGSGGGKREDKKLQNAIVNGVLQNTENTSKEMEPDCLEVKELTPHPSGLRTAARSKLRRQEGISRFYIIQVVFRNALEIGFLVGQYFLYGFSVPGLYECNRYPCIKEVECYVSRPTEKTVFLVFMFAVSGICVVLNLAELNHLGWRKIKLAVRGAQAKRKSVYEIRNKDLPRVSVPNFGRTQSSDSAYV